In Amyelois transitella isolate CPQ chromosome 5, ilAmyTran1.1, whole genome shotgun sequence, one DNA window encodes the following:
- the LOC132904430 gene encoding uncharacterized protein LOC132904430 has product MNLAVSGAWGSSGPDPGVDERGQNHHNSYHYENPPRYYSEREPPRSPDIDYEYPNVDDSDASSGVAHEPVVDTVPTTGNELSMHVSGEPQPGPSSTLVNTTPSGNTDTGPLPTEILEALGDPKSKEEVFGPKIPKDISIRWGRILVDGLTKDQKQSILEKSLIPDNFRLAKAPILNPELTPVLNEQARNRDKALEKSQKQLGVGISRLTNLASSIIEGNSDKIELLRQVSEASQIFLDLHYEDTKRRRKLVASSLDKKFLNMITDVKRDTFLFGTNLGEKIKASKTAERSGLQIKRNDAPTTSYKRYNNQVNARGPPRSMIQRAYRQGGQKNRYQTSNRRALPPARDRQPRAPAKPTDKNSKAQ; this is encoded by the coding sequence ATGAGCGTGGTCAAAACCATCATAATTCATATCACTACGAAAACCCGCCACGATACTATTCTGAACGGGAACCACCACGGTCCCCTGATATAGATTATGAGTACCCTAATGTAGACGACTCCGACGCTTCATCTGGGGTAGCTCATGAGCCCGTCGTGGACACTGTGCCTACAACCGGCAACGAGCTGTCAATGCACGTCTCTGGAGAGCCTCAACCAGGCCCCAGTTCTACCTTGGTCAATACAACTCCTAGCGGAAATACAGACACTGGTCCGCTACCAACGGAAATTTTAGAAGCGCTCGGAGATCCCAAAAGCAAAGAGGAAGTATTTGGACCAAAAATCCCAAAAGATATTTCTATACGTTGGGGACGGATCTTGGTAGACGGCCTCACCAAAGACCAAAAACAAAGTATCCTAGAGAAGTCGTTAATACCTGATAACTTTCGATTAGCAAAGGCACCGATATTAAATCCGGAACTAACTCCCGTGCTAAATGAACAAGCTCGCAATCGGGACAAAGCCTTAGAAAAATCGCAAAAACAACTAGGTGTCGGTATATCTCGTCTAACAAACCTCGCATCCAGTATCATCGAAGGAAATAGtgataaaatagaattattacGACAAGTTTCGGAAGcaagtcaaatatttttagactTGCACTACGAAGATACTAAGAGAAGAAGAAAATTAGTGGCGTCGTCGCTCGACAAAAAATTTCTTAACATGATTACTGACGTTAAAAGGGACACGTTTCTGTTCGGAACCAACTTgggtgaaaaaataaaagcttcaAAAACAGCGGAAAGATCTGGGCTGCAAATCAAGCGCAATGATGCTCCCACAACATCCTATAAGAGGTACAATAACCAGGTAAATGCGAGGGGCCCACCCCGCTCGATGATTCAACGCGCATACAGGCAGGGTGGGCAGAAGAACCGTTACCAGACATCGAACCGGCGAGCCCTGCCGCCAGCCCGCGATCGGCAACCGCGAGCTCCGGCCAAACCAACCGACAAGAACTCCAAGGCTCAGTAG